The sequence CCGTTGATTTTCCAGGCCACGGTAGTAAGCAAATTGTTTTTGGAAACAATAGGTTTATCACCAATGTTCATAAGCATAAAACAACCTGTGCCATAGGTGTTTTTTACCATACCCTGATTGGTGCACATTTGACCAAATAAAGCAGCTTGTTGGTCACCTGCAATTCCAGCTATTGGAATTTTGGCAGCAAAGAAGTTCGGACTTGTATGGCCATAAACCTCGCTAGATTGTTTTACTTCTGGCAACATGCTTTTTGGTATGGTTAAAAGCTCCAAAAGTTCATCATCCCAATCCATAGTGTTGATGTTAAAGATCAGAGAACGACAAGCGTTCGTAACATCTGTAATATGAAGCTTTCCTTCTGTCATCTTCCAAATAAGCCATGTATCAATGGTTCCAAGAACTAAATCACCGGCTTCTGCTTTTTCTCTAGCTCCTTCCACATTGTCCAGAATCCATTTTACCTTTGTGCCAGAGAAGTAGGAATCAATGACCAATCCGGTTTTTTCACGAATCATCTCAGATTTCCCTTGACTTTTAAGTTCATCACAGTATTCAGAAGTTCGTTTGTCTTGCCAAACAATGGCATTGTAAACGGGTTCTCCCGTATTTCTGTCCCAAACTACAACCGTTTCACGCTGATTTGTAATTCCAATAGCAGCCAATTGTTCACCTTTTAGTCCTTTTTTGCTTACCGCTTCGGCAGCCATTCCAGCTTGAGTTGCCCAAATTTCATTGGCGTCATGTTCTACCCATCCCGGTTTTGGAAAAATTTGAGTAAATTCTTTTTGTGCTACAGAGATTATGGTTCCTTTTTCATCAAAAACTACAGCTCTTGAACTTGTTGTGCCCTGGTCTAAGGCAAGGATATATTGATTCATTTGGATTGATTTAATGCGTTTGAATTTACTAAAATAAATCGGAGTAGTTTTATTCATCAAGATTATTAATTATGAAAACATACATCGCACTCTTGAGAGGAATCAATGTAAGCGGCCAAAAGAAAATTAAAATGGCCGATTTAAAGCAGACTCTGGAAAATAGTGGACTACAAAATGTAAAAACCTATATCCAAAGTGGGAATATAGTTTTTGATAGCGAGATTGGTGAAACAGACGTACTTCAAGATAAAATTCAACATGCAATTTTAAACGATTTTACTTTTGAAGTACCTGTATTAGTGAAAACAAGAAATCAATTGGAAAAGATTTTAAAGGCAAACCCGTTTGCGGATGAAGCGGAAGAAAATAGACTATACTTTGTGCTACTTAAAAAAGCTCCAGAACAAAGTTTAGTAAATGAATTCAATGAAGTAATTTTTGTCAACGAGGATTTCAATATAACCAGTACATGTGTTTATTTGTGTTGCAAAAAAGGATATGGTAATGCTAAACTCAACAATAATCTTGTAGAAAGAAAGCTAAAAGTGCAAGCCACTACACGCAACTTAAAGACAATACAAAAATTGGTTGAAATGACGAAAGAAACATAGACGCCTGGATATTGAATTTCTTGAACCTGAATAATTAGTTCAGTTCCCAGATTTTATAATTAAGTACGGAGGCAAATAGGACCCAAAGCAAATAAGGGACAAGCAAAAAGGCAGCTGTTTTACTCACAACCTTAAACCATTTTATGGTTAAAATAATTAAAGTCAAGAGA is a genomic window of Flagellimonas sp. CMM7 containing:
- the glpK gene encoding glycerol kinase GlpK is translated as MNQYILALDQGTTSSRAVVFDEKGTIISVAQKEFTQIFPKPGWVEHDANEIWATQAGMAAEAVSKKGLKGEQLAAIGITNQRETVVVWDRNTGEPVYNAIVWQDKRTSEYCDELKSQGKSEMIREKTGLVIDSYFSGTKVKWILDNVEGAREKAEAGDLVLGTIDTWLIWKMTEGKLHITDVTNACRSLIFNINTMDWDDELLELLTIPKSMLPEVKQSSEVYGHTSPNFFAAKIPIAGIAGDQQAALFGQMCTNQGMVKNTYGTGCFMLMNIGDKPIVSKNNLLTTVAWKINGKTTYALEGSIFIAGAVVQWLRDSLKIIKTSSEVEQLASSVDSSEGVYFVPAFAGLGAPHWNQYAQGTIFGLTRGSTDAHIARAALESIAYQTMDILKAMEADSGISIKELRVDGGATVNNMLMQFQSDVLNTVTVRPKIVETTVMGAAYLAGLAVGYWESQEEIQDIWQTDVHFNPSTEREPIEKDIQGWYRAIKALEFWTGES
- a CDS encoding DUF1697 domain-containing protein; the protein is MKTYIALLRGINVSGQKKIKMADLKQTLENSGLQNVKTYIQSGNIVFDSEIGETDVLQDKIQHAILNDFTFEVPVLVKTRNQLEKILKANPFADEAEENRLYFVLLKKAPEQSLVNEFNEVIFVNEDFNITSTCVYLCCKKGYGNAKLNNNLVERKLKVQATTRNLKTIQKLVEMTKET